The Peromyscus eremicus chromosome 2, PerEre_H2_v1, whole genome shotgun sequence genome includes the window CAGGTGTTCTCATGATGCAGAAACTGGAGGGCTAACTCTGGCCCGGCAGGGTCCCCTAGGTCTACACCAGTACTGAGGCTGGTGTCCTCATTCTGATGGGCGGTGCCCTGCTTTACATATGGTGAACGTGGTCCCTACAGACCAGGACAAGAGGCTTGAATGCTAGCCCCAGCTCTACACTTTTACTGTGTGGCATGAAACAGATTATTGTCAGTCTGAACTCTCATTCTCGGCCTCCTTAAATAACGAATAGATTTAccgcccagaaaaaaaaaaaataacttgagGGAAAACATGAGTCAGTGTCCATCAGGGCACACTGGAAAGTGTGATGAAATGCCTACAGGGAACTTCTTGTCATTATTTTTCAGATCATAGAGAAACGGCGCCGGGACCGTATCAACAGCAGCCTTTCTGAATTGCGACGCTTGGTGcccactgcttttgagaaacaggtGTGTGCGGTGCTGATCCGGTAGAAGGCAGGGTGTGGTTCCTATGGTATCTCCTACTGCCGACAGAGCTGTGATCGTTTATAAATAGCTGTCACTGGGGTCTGGGAAGATGGCACAGAGGGTATGAGCACTTgttgaagatctgagttcaaatccacagcaGCCATGTAAAAGCTGGACACTGCTGTGCACACCTGTAGCACCAGCATTGGGAAGCAGAGACGGGCAGATTCTAGGAGCCTGGAcagtgaggacttgagttcagtccagGTCTCAtattgtggaaagagagaaatggctccagcaggctgtcctctgacttcacacacacacacacacacacacacacacacacacacacacacaattaatttttaaaacacacacacaattaatttttaaaatgtaaggctGGAGAGGCGATCTGCAGTTAAAAGCACGCGCTGCTCTCCGGAGAactagagttcaattcccagctagcagctcacaactgcataTAATCCCAACTCCAGGAGCTCTGATGATGTCTTCTGGCCTTTGctggcacctgtacacacatgagcatacattcacatagatacacatactacaaagaaacaataaaaatttaagaaaaaataaaatggagagtaaTAAAGGATGATACTCTATCTtatctcctggcctccacatgtgtacacatgggcaccccacacacatacacatacacaaggtgtgcatatgccacacgcatgtgcatacacacacaagtatgcATAGTTGTCACTGGCCAGGGGACAAAAGGAATAGACAAATATACTTAACAAGGTGTCTTAGGTATGGTGGCTTTATACCTGATGTGTTCCTTTGGATTAAATCCTAAAAGTGATCCTGAGAGGCAAGGATTATTCTGCACATCGTACAGGTAAGGAAGCAAGGGACAGAGATGTCATGTAATATCTACCTACTACATTACACGGCTAATAAATATCTGAGCAGAAAGAGCACGTAACTGTATTCCATGTCCCCCGACATTTCTAGAGCTCTTTGATAGTAAAAAGTCCATTCAGAGAGTGAGCACCTGTTGTGGAACATGGTGTGGGGGGAGGTGGTGAGGACCACAGTGGAGAGACATATGGGTGAATCAGGCTGCCTCAAAGACCCTTACCCTCTGCTCAAGGCTTAGGTCACATGTCATCTGCCTTCCCTTAGGCCAGTAAGTACAAGTCAGCCATTCCACAGATGCTCATTAAAGCCTTCTCAGAGCCAGCAATGAACTAGACTTGGTGTCTGTATTTAAGGAACTGGCACGGAGAGTCTGACCCTCAGGTTTCCCATGGGAGCCAAGGTTCCCTGGAGGCTAGGGAACCATTTCccaagagagaacagagaaggacAAGTTTTTTGGGCTCAGATGATGTGCTAGGACTTGGGGATACTGAAGATAGAGTTGGGTTCTCAGGACAGCAGGTCTATGGGGTACGTGATGGTGGATGGTAGCAGGAGTCTGGTGATGGTGACGAGGCCATGGCGGTAGATAAGTCTTTCTGGGAGAGAAGTGGGCTGACATTCACTGGGAGTGTTTTAGGAGAGAGGCGCCCAAGAGACAAGGTGAAAGGAGACTAAGGAGGATTCAGTCAGGGCGGTCGAGTCGGGGAGGCGTTTTGGGATGGAAGCCCCGAAATGATGTGGACAGTCAAGCACCTAGCAGTCCTGGACAGGGTTGGACAAAGTAGTAGCCCAAGTGGTCAGGgagtgggagggaagggaggaaaccCAGGCAGTGACTGCTGATGGGGACGGGAGGGCAGTTCACCCCAGCCatcacctgctgcagcctctgccttccGTTCCCACAGGGCTCCTCCAAGCTGGAGAAAGCCGAGGTCTTGCAGATGACGGTGGATCACTTGAAGATGCTCCATGCCTCTGGTGGCACAGGTACCAATGCTCTACTCTCTTGGGAATTAATCACGCTACAAGTACTTTGATACAGGGCCCTGGGGATCAAGGGGTGAGCTCAAACTGATGGCCAAATAGAATGTCGTTGCCCTCCGTGGAAGGACTGAAGTGGGTTCCAGCCACCATGTGCCAAGCTCCCCTCTTTACTTTTATGCTACTTtgatgtttgttttgagaaaagagtctctctctgtagcccaagctgacctcaaattcacaaatcctcctgcctcagcccctagagctgagattacaggcaggaGCCACTACACCGAAttgtctctcttctttccttgtctCCCTCATGACTTCCTGCGTCTCCATTTGTCCTAAGCCTTTCCTCagttccactcctcccagtctttgAGGGTTGGTCTGTGGCTCCGGCTTTCAGAAGACTCACCAGCAAGACCTGGCTAATGGGTAGCTTGGATCAGCAAATCCTCAATAGAATCCCAGTCCTCAACTAATTTGAACCCAGGGAGGAAATTGTCGGAGATTTTTAGCCATAGACATCTTGCTGGTGTCTCTACCCGTTGGCCTAAGCTTCTGGACTGCTGTTGGACCCTCGGCAGAGCTGGGAAGTGAGTCATGCTCACAGCAGGTGTCAGATGATGGGAACTGGCAAGTCACTCCATCATTTTGTTAATGCTTTCCATTAAAATCATGGAGCAGCGAtgactttcattttgttttgtttttcgaggcagggtttttctgtgtaacagtcctggctgtcctggaactcatgctgtagaccaggctggcctcgaactcacagagatccacctgcttctgcctcccgagtgctgggattaaagtcgtgcgccgccaccacctctCGGTAGCTAAGAGTTTTAAAAGACTCCCAGGTGAATGGAAATCCTGTCTGGAAGCTTCTAGGTGTGATTGGGAAGCCTCCACACTCCACAGACCTTAGCTACAAAGATGTAAAGCTCGGGAACAGCTTTCCGCTCTGGAAGAGAACAGTGGCGTTCTAAGTGGTCCAAATCGGTGCTGCTCAGCTGTGGCACCTGGGGGCAGGCAGTACTCAGGATCTCCCCGTAAGAGTCAGTCTGGATTAGACTGTAGGAATTGGCAAGTTTAGCCGACCTACCCAGTAATTCTAATGCGGTGGCTCCTTTGGAAAAGTCTGCCAAAGGAACGCATTCCTGACAGTGGCAGCCAGTGGGAAGAGATTTCAAATTATATTCATGGCGATCCTATTAAAAGGAAAGCAGTGATTAGCATGTGGGCAGCACTTTAGAATGTTTTCACTTATCTCACTCCATTCTCACAAGGACCAGGAAGGAGGGGGCGGGGTTGTCCTCATCACTGTGTCTCAGGCTAATCAAAAGGCCAGAGAGCTGTGGTTGGGAGTTCAGGCTTTTGATTTAATTCTGGTGCTGCTGCTCCTTCACTCGGTGACTTGAGACAAATGGTTTGTCCTCTCTGTCCCCGAGGTTCTTCAGCTTTAAAGTGGATATGGTAAAAGAGTGTTTATCAGGATTAAATTAGATACGGCCGTGAAGTGTGTAGTAAGAACTGGGAAGACATTTGTTTAAAAGGAACCatgttgccaggcatggtggtgtgcacatgtaACCACAGCTCTccggaagtggaggcaggaggatcaggagtttcaGATCGTTGTAGGCAACATAGTGACTTTCAGACCAGTCTAGACTACGTAAATGAATATCTGAAAATTAACTAACTAGTTAACTAGaagaggctgaggatgtagctcagttggcagagtgcttgcctactattcacaaagccttgggttcaatccctagtccTGTATTAACCAGGTGGCtgttcctgtaatctcagcacttggagtgTGGACACAAGATCAAAGTTCAGAgttcaactacatagtgagttgaaggtcaacctggactacattAGACCaggtctcaaagaaataaataaatataaagaaataatgtttaagctggccagtggtggtgcatgcctttgtctcagcactcagagttttaggtctacagaaggagttccaagacagccagggatacacagagaaaccttgtcttgaaaaactaacaaacaaactctgtgtgtgtgtgtgtgtgtgtgtggtgtgtgatgtgtgtggtgtatgatgtgtgtgtgtgtgtgtgtgtgtgtgtggtgtgtgtgtgtgtgtgtctctttgtgtgtgtggtgtgtgtgtgtgatgtgtggtgtgtgtgtgtggtatgtgtgtgtgtgtggtgtgtgtgtgtgtgtgtgtgtgtgtgtggtgtgtgtgtgtgtgtgtctctttgtgtgtgtggtgtgtgtgtgtgatgtgtggtgtgtgtgtggtatgtgtgtgtgtatgtctgtgtgtgtgtgtggtgtgtggtgtgtgtgtgtgtgtgtgtgtgtgtgtgtgtgtttaaaatgaaAGAGTACAGCAGACACAGAGGTGAGGGGACACAGGCACCATCAGCATCAtcacacagcacagccaagtCTCACCCTAAACTGCCCAGACTCTGCAGTCTCCTGCTGAGCTCTCCTGTCCCTTCCAGGGTCCCCAGCCATGAACCAGAGACGAGAGATTGCTGCCACAGTCAGGAGCCAGTACtggctgctgctttttttttttttttttttcctgcccagAATGTGTTCAAGAGAAGGGCAGGTACTGCAGAGGCAGTAGAGATGTGGATGCCTGTGTGGACAGTCCACCTGGCCTGCCCATCACTGACATCAGGCCAAGAGAGAGCCCTTGCCTGGTAGCAGCTGCATGGGGCCAGTACATTCCAACCTGTGTTCTGAGCTGGAGGATGAGCTCAGATGCAGCAGCTGGGCCACTGGCCTGAGTGACAGCTCCTTTCCAGTTATGGAGGGGGTCCCAGGACCATCCCGTCTCACCCTCTCTCCTCACCGAAGCAGCAAACACTGCAGCAGTGACAGCTACTTCTGTGGCCTCCCTCCTCATTTTCaggctaaggaaactgaggcctggggaTGCTCATCCGTGGCCAGGTGGCCAGTTTAAGTGGCAGGTCCACGATTCGAACCCAGCCCTGGTGGCTTCTAAAGGCTTCACCACTACACAACGGTGCCTTCTCCTAGCGACCTTCTGCTCCGCTAGCTGCTGTCATTGCCTCCTCTCCCCAAACCTGCCTCCTTTCGGAAAGCGGGGTTATAATACATCTTCGATGTCCGCTGTCTTTTCACGGTGTCAGCTTAGACAAATTGTGTGGGCCACACGATTTTCTTCGCGTTAATCATGCAGTGTGAAGAAAATACGTTTTGTGATGCAGCGTGGTTTCTAGTGCTGAGGCTGGGGCTCCAGGAGGTGAAGGGACATGTCCAAGGTCACTGGGTCACTGTAGGCTATATAGGTGGGGCAGGTCACACGTGGTATCTTCCCCCAGGCTCTGTGCTTCTCCCCCGGCATGCCCTCATGGTACTTTACTTTACAGGGTTCTTTGATCCCCGAGCCCTGGCTGTTGACTTCCGGAGCATTGGTTTTCGGGAATGCCTCACGGAGGTCATCAGGTACCTGGGGGTCCTGGAAGGACCCAGCAGCCATGCAGACCCTGTCCGGATTCGCCTTCTCTCCCACCTCAACAGCTATGCAGCTGAGATGGAGCCTTCACCCACAGCCACTGGTGCCCTGGCCTTCCCTGTGTGGCCCTGGTCTTTCCTCCATAGCTGCTCGGGGTTGCCTTCCCTGAGCAGCCAGCTCGCCATTCTGGGAAGAGTGCCTGGCCCTGTCCTTCCCAGTGTCTCTTCTCCCACCTTCCCCGTCTCAGCTCTCCGGTCTACTCCAGTGCACAGAGTGCCTGGCACCATCCTGCCAGCCCGGAGGAATCTGTTGCCCAGTCGAGGGGCAGCTTCCGCCCAGAGAGCCCGTCCTCCCGAGAGGCCAGCTGCCCCTCCGCCCACAGCCCCTGGTAGCAGGGTTGCCAGGAGCAACCACGTAGTCCCCGTCCTGCCGTCTTCTTCTCCGACAGCCCCTGGAGCTGGGAAATCTGATGACAGTGTGTCTGGTCCCATCTCCAGTCCGCCTCCTCTGGGGCCAACTGGGAGACCATCAGGAGCAGTGCTCTACCACTCGTGGGTCTCTGAAATCACCGAAATTGGGGCTTTCTGAGCTGACCCCCCTACAACCATCCCCGAGGAACGATAAACGTTCCTATTTTCCCCCCAGGAGCTCTGAAAATGGTGCCACCTTGTCTGATTTATTTTCTAGAACGGCTTCTATACAAAGGCATCTCTCCACACCCATCAgagcccccgccccgcccccaccaccGACCCTGCTGCCCACCAGGCTCCCCTGTAGCCCTTTCAGAGCTCAGAGCCTCCTTAGTCCCATTCGCCACAGGCATAGATGAGTTAATGGTGCCCTGTGACCCCCTAGGCACTGTGGACCCAGTACACATGGACCTTGGGTCTGGAGCTGAAGCTTTAACCTAAAGGATTCCATGGCCAGGGGCAGGCTGCTCACATGAAGAGGTGGGACTCCTAGTCCTGAGGACTGGTGAGATTCAGCCACCCCAGGCCAGCAGGATGGAATGTACTGTCTGCTTCACTTCCTGAAGACGGAAATGAAGCAGGGGCTATTGAGACATCTCTGCAGCCCACCCCGTAACAGTGAAGCACAGGACAGATCTGTTCCGTACAGCTAAGGCCTGCGGCACCGTTGTCCCCACTTCAGATGCCTGCATGACTATCCACTAAGGCTTGACAAGCCGGGCCAGAAGAATTCTCCACAGCAGCAAAGCTCTGTGGCAGGATATCCCTACCACCAGGTCTCCACAGCGCTTCAGACAGAAGCCAGGACTGAGAGAGCATCGGGAGAGCCCAGCTGCCTTTCTCTTGGGTGCTGTCCTCCAGGACTATGGCCCTTCCCACAGGGTCCCCAGTGTGGAGGACCCGTGGCCATGATGGTGGCACCCCAAGAGGCATTCTCTTGGGGTTCAGCACCAGACATGTGAACTGCCCGGTTTGCATCCAGCTCCCAGAGCCCAGACTGCTGGCACAGCCAAGGGCCGTCAGGCTGGATAAAAATAActtggaggagggggagagagcagGCAGAGGCTGCTGGGCTCTTCAAGGTCATGCAGCGGGTCCAGGGCCTGAGAGCCTGCTCACCCAGATTTCACACAGCTGGCTCCGCTCAGAGGCCACCTCACTCCCCAGCTCCGCCCCGGGCCCCTTGCCTCTCTAATGGGAGTAAATGGCCGGTGGAACAGCAGAGGCTGAACGGACATTTAGGGTTGCCCTATCAGTAAACAAAGTGTGGAAGCCTTTCTGTCCTCTTTGGTGAGCACCTGCTCCCCACAGTGCCCCTGAGGGCCACCCAACGTGCCATCTGGGAACACCCTGGTCAATGCCTGGCAAAACCAAGATTGTGGGAATCTGGAAATGGTTGTTCATTGACGCTGGGGCCGTGATGATTGTGAAATACGAGGTCATCCTGGAAGGTCTCCATTCTCCCCTTGCCATCCCAGCCTGTGATGGAACCATAGTCCCCAGAGCTGTAGTAAGGAGCCTGTGGGCACAAAAGTAGAGTTTACAAAACCCTGGGAGCAAAAGGGTCATTTCAGAGAATTGGGACAGAGGGCAGAGGTCACCTGAGTGACCCAGAAAGTGCTTGCGACTAGGTCAAGAAGAGATAAAGACTGCCTTCATTTCTTAGCGGAAGCAAGTTCTTTAGTCTGGCTGCCATGTTGGACTCATGTGAGGGCATCCCTGTGGAGTGCATCGTCAGCCCACCGAGACACAGGTACAGGGAGGGTAGAAGAGTCGTGCAGGCTCCTGGGGTGGGGACAGGTGATAGAAGTCCCTGGGTATTAGGGTCTTACTGCAGGCCTGCAGTTTGGCAGCCTCCTAGCCAGAGATTCGGTGTTCACTCACAgctgcactatgggaaacacatttcCCCACTGCAGGTACCTGAACTACAAAGCAGTCCGTTGACACCATGGAAACACGGCAGAAATGGCTGAGCCCTTTAAGCATCCATCCTGGTGGGTCTTGGCTTCCTTCTCCCAGGAGA containing:
- the Heyl gene encoding hairy/enhancer-of-split related with YRPW motif-like protein produces the protein MKRPRAPSGSDGESDGPIDVGRESDLSQMARPLTTPSPSQMQARKKRRGIIEKRRRDRINSSLSELRRLVPTAFEKQGSSKLEKAEVLQMTVDHLKMLHASGGTGFFDPRALAVDFRSIGFRECLTEVIRYLGVLEGPSSHADPVRIRLLSHLNSYAAEMEPSPTATGALAFPVWPWSFLHSCSGLPSLSSQLAILGRVPGPVLPSVSSPTFPVSALRSTPVHRVPGTILPARRNLLPSRGAASAQRARPPERPAAPPPTAPGSRVARSNHVVPVLPSSSPTAPGAGKSDDSVSGPISSPPPLGPTGRPSGAVLYHSWVSEITEIGAF